From one Henningerozyma blattae CBS 6284 chromosome 1, complete genome genomic stretch:
- the DSL1 gene encoding Dsl1p (similar to Saccharomyces cerevisiae DSL1 (YNL258C); ancestral locus Anc_1.99): MNNSEISSTLNSLPENKFPSILNNRDILVASIKNDIESTIEDSPTQPPTIETHIKAHIDPFVIQQEDTQLSNDLYELNKLKTITSLIMEFKTNYELMEYENCYYSLQNLRKKIHENEPILVKNYHLKQSLSSYADGLHVQLIEAIHSLVSKGFWKIPTVSASDNQNVSIEFQKIIHWGNGHIEFEYEFFIDFLRDALFPDSKFDLQNWLITELVSTDLQQIVKDNMDSLFNEYIQFSTLVHVLKTGIMNRNYSIVLTGEASNIINLQTKLNSKSSIQDYLYSLENIIEYLKNTLLERDSITIFNQIGNYFFNEIIKLIKSNTYIILEDDGNDILKSQISKICNTLSFLSKRNTSIWKFDEDEITHLLNNRQLQSNLLVDKLFETKITTIRDFFNNPKNLLTDHIVPSKKNNNDNSSPLGNGKNVSNTEAEDETNDEDDWNENWSEHDDDENAWGDEIDVDLESIANKSIKTKKSMKSIKSIKTSASTNGDDDDWDAWNDEVEIDFDNQSIGQKSINKKIPNNNLNSDELLISGIPNFYKTLILSLKNEIENAEIPNFSEEYYNYKLNILQTTFMVIAISKMRSNWIQLYTDIQYTVETNELAGRLNELNSRYLEFHMNLKKRYISGVITAELSILEKNDNYSNWQMKDNKLLPFIKREVFQPLLLLKNYNTRNYFFINFFQFLYEETITKKILNWNVISEKNSENLSNLISIIWKNTEVIELQNLKEYQELREKFLIVSKLLILHLKDIMEMFYNGDFYLFTTEELIQWVILLFADTPLRKNSIEDIREIRGAAEE; the protein is encoded by the coding sequence ATGAATAATTCAGAAATATCTTCTACATTAAACTCCCTTCCAGAGAACAAATTTCCAagtattttaaataatagagATATTCTGGTAGCCTCTATTAAGAATGATATTGAATCTACGATAGAGGACTCACCAACTCAACCTCCTACAATCGAAACACATATTAAAGCACACATAGATCCTTTTGTAATACAACAGGAAGACACTCAATTATCTAATGATTTGTATGAATTGAACAAATTGAAAACGATTACTAGTTTAATTATGGAATTTAAGACTAATTATGAATTAATGGAATATgaaaattgttattattctcTACAAAatttgagaaaaaaaattcatgaAAATGAACCAATTTtggtgaaaaattatcacTTAAAACAAAGTTTAAGTTCGTATGCAGATGGGTTACATgttcaattaattgaagCTATTCATTCATTAGTTTCCAAAggtttttggaaaattccTACAGTATCAGCTTCTGATAATCAAAATGTGTCTATTGAATTTcagaaaattattcattggGGAAATGGGCATATTGAATTTGAGTATGAGTTTTTTATTGACTTCTTGAGAGACGCCTTATTCCCAGATTCAAAATTTGATCTACAAAATTGGTTAATAACTGAGCTGGTTTCAACTGATTTACAACAAATTGTTAAGGATAATATGGATTCCTTGTTCaatgaatatattcaattttctACTCTTGTGCATGTTTTAAAGACTGGAATTATGAACAGAAATTATTCTATTGTACTCACAGGTGAAGCCagcaatattattaatttgcAAACAAAACTAAATTCTAAATCCTCAATTCAAGATTATCTTTATagtttggaaaatattattgaatacTTAAAAAATACCTTACTAGAGCGTGATTCTATTACTATATTTAATCAAATTGGTAActatttctttaatgaaattattaaattgattaaatcTAATACATACATTATATTAGAAGATGATGGTAATgacattttaaaatcacaaatttcaaaaatatgcAATACTTTGAGCTTCCtttcaaaaagaaacaCCTCTATTTGGaaatttgatgaagatgaaataactcatctattaaataatagacAATTGCAAAGCAATTTATTGGTTGATAAGCTTtttgaaacaaaaattacTACAATTAgagatttttttaataatcctaaaaatttattaactgATCATATAGTTCCttccaagaaaaataataatgataatagcTCTCCTTTAGGCAATGGTAAAAATGTTAGCAATACGGAAGCTGAAGATGAAACTAATGACGAAGATGATTGGAACGAAAACTGGAGTGAGcatgatgatgatgaaaatgcATGGGGAGATGAAATAGATGTTGATTTAGAAAGTATAGCTAATAAATCCATTAAAACCAAAAAATCAAtgaaatcaataaaatctATCAAGACATCAGCATCCACTAatggtgatgatgatgattggGATGCTTGGAATGATGAAGTGGAAATAGATTTTGATAATCAATCCATTGGTCAAAAGTCaatcaacaaaaaaattcctaataataatttgaactCAGATGAGTTACTAATATCAGGTATCccaaatttttataaaacattaattttgtctttaaaaaatgaaattgaaaatgcagaaataccaaatttttcagaaGAATACTATAACTATAAATTAAACATATTACAAACTACATTCATGGTGATTGCAATATCCAAAATGCGTTCCAACTGGATTCAATTGTATACAGATATCCAATATACTGTTGAAACAAATGAACTAGCTGGTAGATTAAATGAACTTAATTCACGCTACCTAGAATTTCAtatgaatttaaagaaaagatatatatCTGGGGTTATTACTGCAGAATTAAGTATACTTGAAAAGAatgataattattcaaattggCAAATGAAAGATAATAAACTTTTACCTTTCATTAAACGTGAAGTATTTCAACccttattattattgaaaaattacaatacAAGAAactatttctttattaattttttccaatttttgtATGAAGAAACTATTACTAAAAAGATACTAAACTGGAACGTTATATCTGAGAAGAATTCAGAAAATCTGTCCAATTTAATAagtattatttggaaaaacACAGAAGTCATAGAATTGCAAAATCTTAAAGAATACCAAGAACTACGcgagaaatttttaatcgTAAGCAAATTACTAATATTACATCTTAAGGATATTATGGAAATGTTTTACAATGgtgatttttatttattcactACTGAGGAATTGATTCAATGGGtcattttattatttgctgACACAcctttaagaaaaaattctattGAAGATATTAGAGAAATTAGAGGAGCCGCAGAAGAATGA
- the SIP3 gene encoding Sip3p (similar to Saccharomyces cerevisiae YSP1 (YHR155W) and SIP3 (YNL257C); ancestral locus Anc_1.100), with translation MSQRQSAGLKDIKQLKLISVAFKEASLDSPSFRASVNYFQTKVEAFESWIERTVNFVDNQFADSYDEFRRTKEALINQLLPSPVMLSNGFVSNQGFTPLLVDNFNKDYRQFVEKLLCMLLGDGSSYSASLLELMTGAIEPYKQKRMNFDYYQTKYDTLVGRFHSVVPTSNITIDPKSLYEDATQLFEVRKSYLQASLDLVAAMSVMELSMDKFLIEIIGVLKSKNKFDVAENGTIIDLTPQIDSYLVDHQKWVKKAIESARTLESDMERAKARIIEYSVKKMAPSNDIKDYNTKEIDPKKLIKRVPKQYAHPPEKAGWLYMKTNVGRPSREIWVRRWCFVQNSVFGMFLLSPSKTYVEETGKFGVSLISVRYLQFDDRCFTFEVKIEASKATNDSRNNKTEDISIILQAEDLHELTSWLSIFSHSKAYLSTLNKNSFEFKTSSRVFAPEFSEFASSTITSVDQILSVPDSETKQLLSYLKSGLLEKDDIDIDDEKITKLHMAVTPLTTKMTQPAVLSHLYVKNTWLPSAVVANIWGTTNWNDYSLIEDYQKTPDNVLSKEITTYKNPTALHYPSYYSPNLKLEDIQFKSIFFSIDQVLLTLPNELLLLKFTGFWRPNRKQEFSATYYVTNEHIFGYLNFMGFVSLTKMKLSDIVSIEIDKTSQNTLKIYDVTGSHLSIDVYFSDIRVTAASLQFLLENKAAKEPKKEEDLLEKLKQIEIQFKEKTKKEILKRNQTLVTANTNEIIEAENLPLSHNTFWRISDNGAKLLARRKRFQMKYSVTYTADYDIASKALTHVLFGDQSDAFPFCFLLAQKDSKYNMNWYWKEEKSEDGAIQMVRRVHFQINLIDNFLENNKRGRTTESSEAVVIQRMTKVVENRYYEIDQDPSLIKFPFCRPLQVKVKYIITEPYDPEHEVASKLRMATNRSQLHILYRFQYVHFKSGKPVKFVTPWEKFMKNLVLKYSVNEFILFKKVIKYYLERIGKHGKILKAIKMCGMLGVSNNSILEGSKEESEENSKDKDDGKNRSKNRSKKYDIQYSIYTFMIIMMELTLYRFVNLILILVRLMVNFFSLLGKGIANINITLVVGLLVSILVNMFLSGKSSVSYWSVKRAEKIFEDHLSGKDMHIMQRAISIDEIDLLTKEVALEDNNLAFEKFKQRDSDKDYQYRDTRQELAIRRNELLVELKILQNMERELVHGDYRKFLLQEIDKCNVISQEMTGLWLNDTKLQKYCINCNDELDRLSSLLL, from the coding sequence ATGTCACAACGACAATCGGCAGGgttaaaagatataaaaCAACTGAAGCTTATCTCCGTGGCGTTTAAGGAAGCATCTCTAGATTCACCATCTTTTAGAGCTTcagtaaattattttcaaactaAAGTAGAAGCATTTGAGAGCTGGATCGAACGAACAGTGAATTTTGTTGATAATCAGTTTGCTGATTCATATGATGAGTTTAGACGCACAAAGGAAGCCCTTATAAATCAGCTGCTTCCTTCTCCTGTTATGCTGAGCAACGGCTTTGTTAGTAACCAAGGGTTCACTCCTTTATTGGTggataatttcaataaggATTACCGTCAATTTGTtgagaaattattatgCATGCTACTGGGGGATGGATCTAGCTACTCGGCATCATTATTGGAATTAATGACAGGAGCTATTGAACCATATAAACAAAAGAGAATGAATTTTGACTATTATCAGACCAAATATGATACTCTAGTAGGTAGGTTCCATTCAGTAGTTCCAACTTCAAATATCACTATTGATCCAAAGAGCCTTTATGAAGATGCTACacaattatttgaagtcAGGAAAAGTTATTTGCAAGCTTCATTGGATTTGGTAGCGGCTATGTCGGTGATGGAATTAAGTATGGATAagtttttaattgaaattattggaGTATTGAAATCTAAAAACAAGTTTGATGTTGCTGAAAATGGCACCATTATTGATTTAACTCCACAGATAGATTCATATCTTGTAGATCATCAAAAATGGGTCAAAAAAGCTATTGAAAGCGCTAGAACTTTAGAATCGGATATGGAACGTGCAAAGGCTCGTATTATTGAGTATAGTGTTAAAAAGATGGCACCAagtaatgatattaaagattataatacaaaagaaattgatccaaaaaaattaattaaaaggGTACCCAAGCAATATGCCCATCCACCAGAAAAGGCAGGATGGTTATATATGAAGACTAATGTGGGGAGACCTAGTAGAGAAATTTGGGTGAGAAGATGGTGTTTTGTTCAAAACTCTGTGTTTGGGATGTTTCTGTTATCACCTTCAAAGACATATGTCGAAGAAACTGGCAAATTTGGAGTATCTTTGATATCTGTTAGATATTTACAGTTTGATGATCGTTGTTTTACATTTGAAGTCAAAATTGAAGCTTCAAAGGCAACTAATGATTCAaggaataataaaactgaagatatttctattatattACAAGCTGAAGATTTGCATGAATTGACATCTTGGTTATCAATATTTAGTCATTCAAAGGCTTACCTTTCTacattgaataaaaatagttttGAATTTAAGACGTCCTCAAGAGTCTTTGCGCCTGAATTTTCTGAATTCGCCTCTAGTACAATTACTTCTGTTGATCAAATTTTAAGTGTACCAGATTCTGAAACTAAACAGTTATTAAGTTATTTGAAAAGTGGGTTATTAGAGAAAGATGATATCGACATAGACGATGAGAAAATTACTAAATTGCATATGGCAGTCACGCCATTAACCACAAAGATGACTCAACCTGCAGTATTGTCACATTTGTATGTTAAAAATACTTGGTTGCCAAGTGCAGTAGTTGCGAATATTTGGGGTACTACCAATTGGAACgattattctttaattgaaGATTATCAAAAGACTCCAGATAATGTTCTTTCTAAAGAAATTACTACTTATAAAAACCCAACTGCATTACATTATCCATCATATTATTCTCcgaatttgaaattggaAGATATTCAGTTTaaaagtatatttttttctattgaTCAAGTTCTATTAACATTGcctaatgaattattattgttaaaaTTTACAGGGTTTTGGAGACCAAATAGAAAACAAGAATTTTCTGCCACATATTATGTAACGAATGAACATATTTTTggttatttaaattttatggGTTTTGTATCGTTAACTAAAATGAAACTAAGTGATATTGTTTCAAtagaaattgataaaacTTCTCAGAATactttgaaaatttatgaTGTTACTGGTTCACATTTAAGTATTGATGTTTATTTCTCAGATATAAGAGTCACTGCTGCAAGTTtgcaatttttattagaaaataaagctGCTAAGGAACCTAAAAAGGAGGAAGAtttattggaaaaattaaaacaaattgaaattcaatttaaagAGAAGACtaagaaagaaattttaaaacgCAATCAAACACTAGTAACAGCTAAcacaaatgaaattattgaagcAGAAAATCTTCCATTATCGCACAATACTTTTTGGAGAATTAGTGATAATGGTGCCAAATTATTGGCAAGACGAAAAAGatttcaaatgaaatattcTGTCACATATACAGCTGATTATGATATTGCGAGTAAGGCATTAACTCATGTATTGTTTGGTGATCAATCTGATGCTTTCCCATTCTGTTTCCTATTGGCTCAAAAAGATAGTAAGTATAATATGAATTGGTATTGGAAGGAAGAAAAATCAGAAGATGGTGCGATTCAAATGGTTAGACGagttcattttcaaattaatctaattgataatttcttagaaaataataaaagaggCCGTACTACCGAATCAAGTGAAGCTGTTGTAATTCAAAGAATGACCAAAGTTGTCGAAAATAGATACTACGAAATTGATCAAGATCCctctttaattaaatttccaTTCTGTAGGCCATTACAAGTTAAAGTTAAATACATAATAACAGAGCCTTACGATCCAGAGCATGAAGTGGCAAGCAAGTTACGTATGGCCACCAACAGATCACAGTTGCATATCCTCTATAGATTCCAATATGTTCATTTTAAATCAGGTAAACCTGTCAAGTTTGTTACACCATGGGAAAAATTCatgaaaaatttagttcttaaatattcagttaatgaatttatacttttcaaaaaagtcatcaaatattatttggagAGAATTGGTAAGCATggtaaaattttaaaagctATAAAGATGTGCGGTATGTTGGGTGTTTCAAATAACTCTATATTGGAAGGAAGTAAAGAAGAATCAGAAGAAAATTCTAAAGATAAAGATGATGGTAAGAATAGAAGTAAAAATAGGAGCAAGAAATATGACATTCAATATTCGATTTATACTtttatgataataatgatggaATTGACCCTTTATAGGTTTGTTAACTTAATTTTAATCCTTGTAAGATTGATGGtaaactttttttcattacttGGTAAAGGCATTGCCAATATCAATATAACTTTAGTTGTAGGTCTATTAGTATCTATCCTGGTTAATATGTTTTTGTCTGGTAAAAGTAGTGTTTCATATTGGTCAGTAAAAAGAGCTGAAAAGATATTCGAAGATCATTTGTCGGGGAAAGATATGCACATCATGCAACGTGCCATTTCAATAGATGAAATCGATTTATTAACTAAAGAAGTGGCATtagaagataataatttagcatttgaaaaattcaagcAAAGAGATTCGGATAAGGATTATCAATATAGAGACACAAGACAAGAGTTAGCAATTAGAAGAAACGAATTATTAGTAGAgttgaaaattttacaGAATATGGAAAGGGAATTGGTACATGGGGATTATAGGAAATTTTTGTTGcaagaaattgataaatgtAATGTTATAAGTCAGGAGATGACAGGCTTATGGTTGAATGACACTAAGTTACAGAAATATTGTATTAATTGTAATGATGAGTTAGACCGTTTGAGCTCCTTATTACTGTGA
- the TGL2 gene encoding triglyceride lipase (similar to Saccharomyces cerevisiae TGL2 (YDR058C); ancestral locus Anc_1.101) produces MWFPNFHIFKSKANNDDESKESLNDISERCLHDVKSYNLESNASLNSNLDVEKSSETPIEYTFENFSTLKDYTPPKYPIVFCHGLSGFDKLILIPSIAQLTRIVNYSIQSNMSDHFMENDDLQEDSIYEKGFLEIEYWIGIKTFLKKNGCTVLTAKVPPFGSIEERGSTLSKYIDHEVEKLKKRKAKQSIHMENQKDLTNENSKIKVNLIAHSMGGIDSRYMISNIPSKKFQVASLTTIATPHHGSEMADYVVQLFHDLHNATPFTKNNTDILPLCFYQLTTYYMKYFNNITPNDPNVAYYSYGCYFKPAWYNVFYPSWKIINELSNGQLNDGMVTVNSSKWGRYEGTLKDMDHLDVINWQNNVPQDIRVTLQKNSPESNVVQNQKIDTLQFYLKVTSDLAQRGF; encoded by the coding sequence ATGTGGTTTCCaaattttcatatattcAAGTCAAAAGCGAATAATGATGACGAATCAAAAGAATCTCTTAATGATATATCAGAAAGGTGTTTACATGATGTTAAAAGTTATAACCTTGAGAGTAATGcttctttaaattctaatCTTGATGTCGAAAAATCATCTGAAACCCCAATAGAATATACATTTGAAAACTTCTCTACTTTAAAGGATTATACACCACCAAAATATCCAATAGTTTTCTGTCATGGATTATCAGGgtttgataaattaatccTGATACCTTCAATAGCCCAACTAACAAGAATAGTTAATTATAGTATCCAAAGTAATATGTCAGATCATTTTATGGAGAATGATGATCTCCAAGAAGATAGTATTTATGAGAAAGGGTTTTTAGAAATAGAATATTGGATTGGAATCAAaacatttttgaaaaaaaatggttgTACAGTTTTAACAGCAAAAGTTCCACCTTTTGGAAGTATTGAAGAAAGAGGCTCAACTTTAagtaaatatattgatcatgaagtagaaaaattaaagaaaagaaaagcaAAACAAAGCATACATATGGAAAATCAAAAAGACCttactaatgaaaattcaaaaattaaagtgAATTTAATTGCTCATTCAATGGGTGGTATTGATTCAAGGTATATGATATCCAATATTCCAAGTAAGAAGTTTCAGGTAGCTTCATTGACAACTATTGCTACACCTCATCATGGTTCAGAAATGGCTGACTACGTAGTTCAATTATTCCATGATCTTCATAACGCTACTCCgtttacaaaaaataatacagaCATCTTACCACTATgtttttatcaattgaCTACATAttatatgaaatattttaataatatcacaCCAAATGATCCTAATGTTGCATATTATTCATATGGTTGCTATTTCAAGCCTGCATGGTACAACGTATTTTACCCCTCTTGGAAGAtcattaatgaattatctaACGGACAATTAAATGACGGGATGGTCACAGTTAATAGTAGCAAGTGGGGACGATATGAAGGCACTTTGAAAGATATGGATCATTTGGATGTGATTAACTGGCAAAATAACGTTCCACAAGATATTAGGGTCACTctccaaaaaaattcacCAGAGTCTAATGTTGtacaaaatcaaaagatTGATACTTTACAATTCTATTTGAAAGTGACATCTGACCTAGCACAGCGAGGGTTCTAG
- the COQ6 gene encoding putative N,N-dimethylaniline monooxygenase COQ6 (similar to Saccharomyces cerevisiae COQ6 (YGR255C); ancestral locus Anc_1.103), translating to MLKSYNTAFKLVRHMATSASKSPKLTDVFIVGGGPAGLGLATGIKTSSKLKHLNTVLVDGGDIKGKVAPFYDNPPDFYTNRVVSVTHPTREFIEDKLGATLRKDRIMSYDGICVTDGVSKGLIDMERPGMAWMVEILNVQSSLLNRINQLKPSGFNLLDKTKVVDIKYSDPEDASSWILVSLDNGETYKTRLLIGADGFNSRVKTFSGILSQGWFYNKSAVVATMKLDMEPLKIRGWQRFLPTGPIAHLPLPGDNATLVWSTTNELAKLLTSIPVEQFTELVNAAFVLEDVDMKYYYNQLMNGKMTTTELKEDVQFRTNQILASLSDESMADDIYPPPITDVLDHTRAKFPLKLFHADTYCQERIALLGDAAHATHPLAGQGLNMGLCDTDALVRALESATDRGLDVGSLFALEPFWSERYPINCKLLSLADNCHKIYSNTFPPIVGMRTLGANIINQIGPIKDYISGTLSYSGKY from the coding sequence ATGTTGAAATCATATAATACAGCGTTCAAGCTGGTCAGGCATATGGCCACATCAGCCTCGAAGTCACCTAAATTGACAGATGTTTTTATTGTTGGAGGTGGTCCAGCTGGTCTGGGTTTAGCTACAGGGATAAAAACttcatcaaaattaaagCATTTGAATACTGTCTTGGTTGATGGTGGGGATATAAAAGGGAAAGTTGCCCCATTCTATGATAACCCACCTGATTTTTATACCAATCGTGTTGTTTCTGTGACACATCCAACAAGAGAATTCATCGAAGATAAATTAGGGGCTACACTAAGAAAGGACCGTATTATGAGTTATGATGGGATATGTGTTACTGATGGTGTTTCTAAGGGACTAATTGATATGGAAAGGCCAGGAATGGCCTGGATGGTGGAAATTTTAAACGTTCAATCGTCTCTTTTAAATCGaatcaatcaattgaaacCTTCAGGGTTCAATTTATTGGATAAAACCAAAGTCGTggatattaaatattctgaTCCCGAAGATGCCAGTTCTTGGATTCTTGTGAGTTTGGATAATGGTGAAACTTACAAGACTAGATTGTTAATTGGTGCAGATGGGTTTAATTCAAGAGTGAAAACATTCTCCGGTATACTTTCACAAGGTTggttttataataaatctgCTGTGGTGGCTACAATGAAATTAGATATGGAACCTTTGAAAATTAGAGGTTGGCAAAGATTCCTGCCAACAGGTCCTATTGCTCATTTACCTTTGCCAGGTGATAATGCTACCCTTGTTTGGTCCACTACTAATGAATTAgctaaattattaacatCGATCCCAGTGGAACAATTTACTGAGTTAGTTAATGCTGCATTTGTATTAGAAGATGTAgatatgaaatattattacaatcAATTGATGAATGGTAAAATGACTACTACAGAATTGAAAGAAGATGTTCAATTTAGAACTAATCAAATATTAGCTTCATTGTCTGATGAATCAATGGCCGATGATATTTATCCACCACCAATTACGGATGTTTTAGATCATACAAGAGCTAAATTCCCATTGAAGTTATTCCATGCAGATACTTATTGTCAAGAACGTATTGCTCTATTGGGGGATGCGGCTCATGCTACTCATCCTTTAGCAGGTCAAGGTTTGAATATGGGTCTTTGTGATACTGATGCCCTGGTAAGAGCATTAGAATCTGCCACCGATAGAGGTTTGGACGTGGGTTCATTATTTGCCTTAGAGCCTTTCTGGTCGGAAAGATATCCAATTAATTGTAAGTTATTAAGCTTGGCTGATAATTGtcataaaatttattcaaatacatTCCCTCCAATTGTTGGTATGAGAACTTTAGGtgctaatattattaatcaaataGGTCCTATTAAGGATTATATTTCCGGCACGTTAAGTTATTCAggtaaatattaa